A window of Bacillus toyonensis BCT-7112 genomic DNA:
TACTCGGCCTAGACATAATGCCCGTCCAGTTTTATGATCTCTTGATTCAAATGAGAAGGAAGTTGTTACTCTAAAATGTTTTCCTAAAATTGTTGCTCGTATTTCCTCCCGATTTATTGTTGCTACACATTTTCCACCAGCGAATCCTTCTTGTCCACCGATAATTCTGGCAAACTGTCGACAAATTGATTCCTCATTAATCGCCATATTTTCAATCATCCCCCTTTTACTGTTAGGTTATGAATTCATACATAAGTCTGAAACGGTAATGAATCTATTCGGTTACAAAAAGATGATGGCACTCTAATAAAATCTGTTAGCCCAAGTATTCTTGGTTATATGAATTATTACTAGATTGTAAATGATGGGAGTTTTACTACCCGCAAATAGCGGGATGAATTTCCAAAAGTAAAACCCCAGAAATCCAAAGGTCTCTGGGGCTTCATTATATATTTAGCTCTTTTTGCTTTTTATTTTGTTTATGTCTATAAAGCAATTTTCGACTTATGAGAGAAATCAGTAATAAGATCAGTACTAGTACGAAAAGTTGCATATATGATAAATTAAAATATTTAGCACCTGTAACAAGTAAAAGTGTAGAAATCGTACCTTTTACAATGAAAAAAATAATAATCCATAATCCGCCTTTTTTCCAGTTCATTTTTACTTACCCTTTCCTACGTTTAAATTCATAAAAAAATTAGTGATAGTTCTTGAAAGTGACATTTTAATTGAAATCTATTACATTAATAAAAAAGTAGACTTTTTTTCACAAAAATCATATCCAATTACATGGGACGATTCCATAATAAATGCAAATGATATTCATTGTCAATTTTATTCAACATTTTTAATTCCGATCGTCTACATTGTTCTTTCAGATAGTGACATTTCTTTTTTGTTTCTACAACCGCGACACATCTTTGCAGAAGGAAATCACTTATCTATTTTCACAAGCTGTTTGCCTTGTTCTTGTAGCTTATATGCTAATTATACTTCATTACATTGCTTGGAAATATTAA
This region includes:
- a CDS encoding DUF1259 domain-containing protein, which gives rise to MAINEESICRQFARIIGGQEGFAGGKCVATINREEIRATILGKHFRVTTSFSFESRDHKTGRALCLGRVALLQKEVTEFVATIIKQGIIVSSIHNEWLCDDPNLIYVNIEDVDDPLIFAKKVRRALCK